From a region of the Cyprinus carpio isolate SPL01 chromosome B21, ASM1834038v1, whole genome shotgun sequence genome:
- the sptan1 gene encoding spectrin alpha chain, non-erythrocytic 1 isoform X2, protein MDISGVKVLESADDIQERRQQVLDRYRRFKELSVVRRQKLEDSYRFQFFRRDADELEKWIQEKLQIASDENYKDPSNLQGKLQKHQAFEAEVQANAGAIIKLDETGNLMISESHFASETIRTRLEELHRLWDLLLQKTKEKGVRLLQAQKLVQYLRECEDALDWISDKEAIATSEELGQDLEHVEVLQKKFEEFQTDLAAHEERVNEVNQAAGKLTQENHPEAELILKKQEEVNAAWQRLKGLAQQRQGKLFGAAEVQRFNRDVDETISWIKEKEQLMASDDFGRDLASVQALLRKHEGLERDLAALEDKVNTLGGEADRLQQTHPQNASQIHLKRDELITNWEQIRTLAAERHARLNDSYRLQRFTADFRDLTSWVTEMKALINADELANDVAGAEALLDRHQEHKGEIDAHEDSFKSTDEAGQALLNTGHYASEEVKEKLGILSEEKVSLLELWELRRQQYEQCMDLQLFYRDTEQVDNWMSKQEAFLLNEDLGDSLDSVEALLKKHEDFEKSLSAQEEKITALDEFATKLIQNNHYAKEDVATRRDALLSRRNALHERAQFRRAALEDSFHLQQFFRDSDELKSWINEKMKTATDEAYKDPSNLQGKVQKHQAFEAELSANQSRIDALQKSGQELIDGKHYASSEVSTRMDEVSSQWKKLLEATELKGIKLREANQQQQFNRNVEDIELWLYEVEGHLASDDFGKDLTSVQNLQKKHALLEADVAAHQDRIDGITIQARQFQEAGHFDADNIRKKQEALVARYEALKEPMAARKQKLSDSLRLQQLFRDVEDEETWIREKEPIASSTNRGKDLIGVQNLLKKHQALQAEISGHEPRIKAVTQKGEAMIEEGHFAGEDVKAKLEELHNRWDGLKGKAAQRRQDLEDSLQAQQYFADANEAESWMREKEPIVGSTDYGKDEDSAEALLKKHEALMSDLSAYGSSIQALKEQAESCRQQVAPTDDETGKELVLALYDYQEKSPREVTMKKGDILTLLNSTNKDWWKVEVNDRQGFVPAAYVKKLDPTQSSSRENLLNEQGSIALRQDQIDNQTVVTKEVCSVSVRMKQVEELYGTLQELGEKRKDMLEKSCKKFMLFREANELQQWINEKESALTNEEVGSDLEQVEVLQKKFDDFQKDLKANESRLRDINKVASELESEGLMAEEAPVVQAQQVEMLGSAPGKDEADFKGASPWKSVRLAVQTTANFNTIKELNNRWRALQQLAEDRSNMLGSAHEVQRFHRDADETKEWIEEKNQALNTDNYGHDLASVQALQRKHEGFERDLAALGDKVNSLGETAERLIQSHPEAVDDIQEKCTELNTAWSSLVGRADQRKEKLGNSHDLQRFLSDFRDLMSWINGIRGLVSSDELAKDVTGAEALLERHQEHRTEIDARAGTFQAFEQFGQQLLARGHYASPEIQQKLEALERERADLEKAWVQRRMMLDQCLELQLFNRDCEQAENWMAAREAFLASDDKGDSLDSVEALIKKHEDFDKAINVQEEKIAALQSFADQLISADHYAKPEIFNRRNEVLDRWRRLKAQMIEKRSKLGESQTLQQFSRDVDEIEAWISEKLQTATDESYKDPTNIQLSKLLSKHQKHQAFEAELHANADRIRGVIDTGNALIQRGACAGSEDAVKARLNALDEQWQFLVNKSAEKSQKLKEANKQQNFNTGIKDFDFWLSEVEALLASEDYGKDLASVNNLLKKHQLLEADISAHEDRLKDLNGQADSLMASNAFDTSQVKDKRDAVNERFGKIKSMAAGRRAKLNESHRLHQFFRDLDDEESWIKEKKLLVSSEDYGRDLTGVQNLRKKHKRLEAELGAHEPAIQSVLETGKKLSDDNTIGQEEIQQRLAQFVEHWRELKDLAAARGQRLEESLEYQQFVANVEEEEAWINEKLNLVGSEDYGDTLAAVQGLLKKHEAFETDFTVHRDRVNDVCSNGDELIKKENHNVENIMAKMKALRGKVSELERAAAQRKSKLDENSAFLQFNWKADVVESWIGEKENSLKTDDYGRDLSSVQTLLTKQETFDAGLQAFQQEGITNITALKDQLLAAKHVQSKAIEARHATLMKRWNQLLSNSAARKKKLLEAQEHFRKVEDLFLTFAKKASAFNSWFENAEEDLTDPVRCNSLEEIRALRDAHDAFRSSLSSAEADFNQLAELDRQIKSYHVASNPYTWFTMEALEETWRNLQKIIKERELELQKEQRRQEENDKLRQEFAQHANAFHQWLQETRTYLLDGSCMVEESGTLESQLEATKRKHQEIRAMRSQLKKIEDLGAAMEEALILDNKYTEHSTVGLAQQWDQLDQLGMRMQHNLEQQIQARNTTGVTEEALKEFSMMFKHFDKEKSGRLNHQEFKSCLRSLGYDLPMVEEGEPDPEFESILDIVDPNRDGNVSLQEYMAFMISRETENVKSSEEIESAFRALSAENKPYVTKEELYQNLTKEQADYCISHMKPYLDGKGREIPSAFDFVEFTRSLFVN, encoded by the exons ATGGATATCAGCGGAGTTAAAGTTCTGGAGTCAGCCGACGACATCCAGGAGCGCCGTCAGCAGGTTCTTGACCGGTATCGTCGCTTCAAGGAGCTGTCCGTTGTGCGCAGACAGAAACTTGAAGACTCTTACCGGTTCCAGTTCTTCCGTCGAGATGCAGATGAGCTTGAGAAATGGATCCAAGAGAAGCTACAGATCGCCTCTGATGAGAACTACAAGGACCCCAGTAACCTACAG GGAAAGCTCCAGAAACATCAAGCCTTTGAGGCCGAGGTGCAGGCTAATGCTGGGGCCATCATTAAACTGGACGAGACCGGCAATCTCATGATATCTGAGAGCCATTTTGCATCTGAAACCATTCGA ACCCGTCTAGAGGAACTTCACCGTCTGTGGGACCTGCTGCTGCAGAAGACTAAAGAGAAGGGAGTGCGTCTCCTGCAGGCCCAGAAATTGGTGCAGTACCTCCGTGAGTGTGAGGATGCCCTGGACTGGATCAGTGACAAG GAAGCTATTGCCACTTCAGAGGAGCTTGGCCAGGACCTGGAGCATGTGGAGGTTCTGCAGAAGAAGTTTGAAGAATTCCAGACAGACCTGGCGGCCCACGAGGAGCGTGTGAATGAGGTGAACCAGGCAGCCGGTAAGCTTACCCAAGAGAACCATCCTGAGGCTGAGCTCATTCTGAAGAAGCAGGAGGAGGTGAACGCTGCCTGGCAGAGGCTGAAGGGTTTGGCTCAGCAAAGGCAGGGCAAACTATTTGGAGCTGCTGAGGTGCAGCGTTTCAACCG GGATGTGGATGAGACAATCAGCTGGATTAAGGAGAAGGAGCAGCTGATGGCATCTGATGATTTTGGGCGTGACCTTGCCAGCGTTCAAGCCCTGCTCCGGAAACACGAGGGGCTGGAAAGAGATTTGGCAGCCTTGGAGGACAAG GTAAACACTCTTGGCGGCGAGGCAGACCGTCTGCAGCAGACACACCCCCAGAATGCCTCTCAGATCCACCTGAAAAGAGACGAACTCATTACCAACTGGGAGCAGATCCGTACCCTGGCAGCTGAACGACACGCTCGGCTCAATGACTCCTACAG GTTGCAGCGCTTCACTGCAGATTTTCGTGACCTGACCAGCTGGGTGACGGAGATGAAGGCTCTGATCAATGCAGATGAGCTGGCCAACGATGTGGCCGGAGCAGAGGCCCTGCTTGACCGCCATCAGGAGCATAAg GGCGAGATTGATGCTCATGAGGACAGTTTTAAATCTACCGATGAGGCTGGGCAGGCTCTGCTGAACACTGGACATTATGCTTCTGAGGAAGTCAAAGAAAAG CTGGGCATCCTGTCTGAAGAGAAAGTGTCTCTTCTGGAGCTGTGGGAGCTACGCAGGCAGCAGTATGAGCAGTGCATGGACCTGCAGCTGTTTTACAGAGACACTGAGCAGGTCGACAACTGGATGAGCAAGCAAGAG GCTTTCCTGCTGAATGAAGATCTGGGTGACTCTCTGGACAGCGTTGAAGCTCTTCTGAAGAAACATGAAGACTTTGAGAAATCCCTCAGTGCCCAGGAAGAGAAGATCACT GCCCTGGATGAATTTGCCACCAAACTGATACAGAACAATCACTACGCCAAGGAGGATGTGGCCACTCGCAGAGATGCA CTGCTGAGCAGACGCAACGCTCTTCACGAGCGTGCTCAGTTTCGCCGTGCCGCCCTGGAGGACTCTTTCCATCTGCAGCAGTTTTTCCGGGACTCTGATGAGCTCAAGAGCTGGATCAATGAGAAGATGAAGACTGCCACTGACGAGGCCTACAAG GACCCATCCAACCTGCAGGGAAAGGTACAGAAGCACCAGGCCTTCGAAGCTGAGCTCTCTGCCAATCAAAGCCGCATTGATGCACTGCAGAAGTCAGGCCAGGAGCTGATTGATGGAAAACACTATGCTTCCAGCGAGGTGTCCACCCGAATGGATGAGGTCAGCTCTCAGTGGAAGAAACTTCTAGAGGCAACTGAACTCAAAG GGATTAAGTTGCGTGAAGCGAACCAGCAGCAGCAGTTCAATCGTAATGTAGAGGACATCGAGCTGTGGCTGTATGAGGTGGAGGGACACCTAGCCTCCGATGACTTTGGCAAAGACCTGACCAGTGTCCAGAATCTTCAAAAGAAACATGCTCTGCTGGAGGCTGATGTGGCTGCTCACCAG GACCGCATTGATGGCATTACTATTCAGGCCAGGCAATTCCAGGAGGCTGGCCATTTTGATGCTGATAACATCCGCAAAAAACAAGAGGCTCTTGTGGCACGCTACGAGGCTCTAAAGGAGCCCATGGCTGCCCGCAAACAGAAGCTGTCAGACTCTCTGCGCCTTCAACAACTTTTCAGGGATGTGGAAGATGAGGAGACCTGGATCCGAGAAAAGGAACCCATCGCTTCCTCCACCAACAGGG GAAAAGACCTTATTGGAGTCCAGAACCTTCTGAAGAAACATCAGGCTCTGCAGGCGGAAATCTCTGGCCATGAACCCCGAATCAAGGCTGTTACTCAGAAGGGGGAGGCCATGATTGAAGAAG GTCACTTTGCAGGGGAGGATGTAAAAGCTAAGCTGGAAGAGCTGCACAATCGTTGGGATGGACTGAAGGGAAAAGCGGCCCAGCGTAGACAGGATCTGGAGGACTCCCTTCAGGCTCAGCAGTACTTTGCTGATGCCAATGAGGCTGAGTCTTGGATGAGAGAGAAGGAGCCCATTGTAGGAAGCACCGACTATGGCAAAGATGAAGACTCTGCAGAG GCTCTGCTGAAGAAGCATGAGGCACTGATGTCTGATCTGAGTGCGTACGGCAGCAGCATCCAGGCCTTAAAAGAACAAGCTGAGTCCTGCAGA CAACAAGTGGCCCCCACTGATGATGAGACCGGCAAGGAGCTGGTTCTTGCTTTATACGACTACCAGGAGAAGAGTCCACGTGAGGTCACCATGAAGAAGGGCGACATCCTCACTCTGCTCAACAGCACCAACAAG GACTGGTGGAAAGTGGAAGTGAACGACAGGCAGGGCTTTGTTCCCGCAGCGTATGTGAAGAAGTTGGACCCGACTCAATCTTCCTCTCGTGAGAATCTGCTAAATGAACAGGGCAGCATTGCTCTGCGACAGGACCAAATAGACAATCA GACTGTGGTCACCAAGGAGGTGTGCAGCGTATCTGTACGCATGAAGCAGGTGGAGGAACT GTATGGTACACTCCAAGAATTGGGAGAGAAGAGGAAGGACATGCTGGAGAAGAGCTGCAAGAAGTTCATGCTTTTCCGTGAGGCGAATGAGCTGCAGCAGTGGATCAATGAGAAAGAATCAGCGCTTACTAATGAGGAGGTCGGCTCTGATCTGGAGCAAGTGGAAGTGCTGCAGAAGAAGTTTGATGACTTCCAGAAG GATCTGAAAGCAAATGAATCTCGGCTGAGGGATATAAACAAGGTGGCATCTGAGCTGGAGTCTGAAGGACTGATGGCTGAAGAGGCTCCTGTTGTGCAGGCCCAG CAAGTAGAGATGCTGGGCTCAGCTCCTGGCAAG GATGAAGCAGATTTCAAAGGTGCATCTCCATGGAAG TCTGTTCGCTTGGCTGTTCAAACAACGGCCAACTTTAATACTATTAAG GAGCTGAACAACCGCTGGAGGGCCTTGCAGCAGCTTGCTGAAGACCGAAGCAACATGCTGGGCAGTGCTCATGAGGTGCAGAGGTTCCACAG GGATGCTGATGAGACCAAGGAATGGATCGAAGAGAAGAACCAAGCCCTGAACACTGATAACTATGGCCATGACCTCGCCAGCGTGCAGGCTCTGCAGCGTAAGCATGAGGGCTTCGAGAGAGACCTGGCTGCTCTAGGAGACAag GTAAACTCTCTTGGTGAGACCGCAGAGCGTCTGATTCAGTCTCATCCCGAGGCTGTGGATGACATCCAGGAGAAGTGCACCGAGCTAAACACTGCCTGGAGCAGCCTGGTGGGTCGTGCTGACCAACGCAAAGAAAAACTGGGCAACTCTCACGACCTGCAGCGCTTCCTCAGTGACTTCAG AGATCTCATGTCCTGGATCAATGGAATCAGAGGGCTGGTGTCTTCAGATGAGCTGGCCAAGGACGTCACTGGAGCTGAAGCCCTGTTGGAGAGACATCAG GAACACCGCACTGAGATCGACGCCCGTGCAGGCACCTTCCAGGCTTTTGAACAATTTGGACAGCAGCTGCTTGCCCGTGGCCACTATGCCAGCCCTGAGATCCAACAGAAGCTGGAGGCTCTTGAACGGGAACGTGCTGACCTAGAGAAGGCCTGGGTCCAGCGCAGGATGATGCTGGATCAGTGCCTGGAGCTGCAG CTATTCAACCGTGACTGCGAGCAGGCTGAGAACTGGATGGCAGCTCGCGAGGCCTTCTTGGCCAGCGATGACAAGGGAGACTCCCTGGACAGCGTGGAGGCTCTAATCAAAAAACATGAAGACTTTGATAAGGCTATCAATGTGCAG GAAGAGAAAATTGCAGCACTGCAGTCTTTCGCTGACCAGCTCATTAGCGCTGACCACTACGCCAAACCTGAGATCTTTAATCGTCGTAATGAGGTCTTAGACAG GTGGCGCCGTCTCAAGGCTCAGATGATTGAGAAACGCTCTAAGCTGGGTGAGTCCCAAACTCTGCAGCAGTTCAGCAGAGATGTAGATGAGATCGAAGCATGGATCAGTGAGAAACTTCAAACCGCCACCGACGAATCTTACAAGGACCCCACCAACATCCAG CTGTCCAAGCTACTG AGCAAGCACCAGAAGCACCAGGCTTTTGAGGCTGAGTTACACGCTAATGCTGATCGTATCCGCGGGGTGATTGACACAGGCAATGCTCTCATCCAGAGAGGTGCCTGTGCTGGAAGTGAGGATGCCGTCAAG GCTCGTCTTAATGCTCTGGATGAGCAGTGGCAGTTCCTCGTCAACAAATCTGCCGAGAAGAGTCAAAAACTGAAAGAGGCAAACAAGCAGCAGAACTTCAACACTGGCATCAAGGACTTTGACTTCTGGTTGTCTGAG GTTGAGGCTCTTCTTGCCTCTGAGGATTATGGCAAAGATCTGGCCTCAGTCAACAATCTCCTTAAGAAGCATCAGCTTTTGGAGGCTGACATCTCTGCTCATGAG GATCGTCTGAAGGATCTCAATGGCCAGGCTGACAGTCTGATGGCCAGCAATGCCTTCGACACCTCTCAGGTTAAGGACAAGCGTGATGCCGTCAACGAACGCTTTGGCAAAATCAAGAGCATGGCTGCTGGGCGCCGTGCCAAGCTGAACGAGTCGCATCGTCTGCACCAGTTCTTCAGGGATCTGGACGATGAGGAATCTTGGATCAA GGAAAAGAAGTTGTTGGTGAGCTCGGAGGACTATGGACGTGATTTGACAGGAGTACAGAATCTAAGGAAGAAACACAAGAGGCTGGAGGCTGAACTTGGAGCACACGAGCCGGCCATTCAG TCTGTATTGGAAACTGGGAAGAAGCTGTCTGATGACAACACCATTGGGCAGGAGGAGATCCAGCAGAGGCTGGCCCAGTTTGTGGAGCACTGGAGGGAACTGAAAGATCTGGCTGCTGCTCG TGGACAGAGGCTTGAGGAGTCGCTGGAGTACCAGCAGTTTGTGGCAAATGTGGAGGAAGAGGAAGCTTggattaatgagaaattgaacctGGTTGGAAGTGAGGATTATGGTGATACTCTGGCAGCTGTGCAg GGCTTATTGAAAAAACACGAAGCATTTGAAACTGATTTTACCGTGCACAGGGACCGAGTGAATGATGTTTGTTCCAATGGAGATGAACTTATCAAAAAG GAAAACCACAACGTGGAGAACATCATGGCTAAAATGAAGGCCCTACGTGGGAAAGTGTCAGAGCTGGAGAGAGCTGCAGCTCAGAGGAAATCTAAACTGGATGAGAACTCTGCCTTCCTTCAATTCAACTGGAAGGCTGACGTGGTGGAGTCCTGGATTG GCGAGAAGGAAAACAGCCTGAAGACTGATGACTATGGTCGAGATCTCTCCTCGGTGCAGACTCTGCTCACTAAACAG GAAACCTTTGATGCTGGGCTTCAGGCCTTCCAGCAGGAGGGCATCACCAACATCACAGCCCTGAAAGACCAGCTGTTGGCTGCCAAACACGTACAGTCCAAGGCCATTGAGGCTCGTCATGCCACCCTGATGAAGCGCTGGAACCAGCTGCTGTCCAACTCAGCCGCCCGCAAGAAGAAGCTTCTGGAGGCCCAGGAGCACTTCAGAAAG GTCGAGGATCTGTTCCTCACCTTTGCCAAGAAGGCCTCAGCCTTCAACAGCTGGTTTGAGAACGCTGAAGAAGATCTGACAGACCCTGTGAGGTGCAACTCTCTGGAGGAGATCAGGGCCCTGCGGGACGCCCATGACGCCTTCCGCTCCTCGCTCAGCTCCGCAGAGGCCGACTTCAACCAACTGGCAGAACTTGATCGCCAGATCAAGAGTTACCACGTGGCCTCCAATCCATACACTTGGTTCACCATGGAGGCTCTAGAGGAGACCTGGAGGAACCTTCAAAAGATCATCAAG gAGCGAGAGCTGGAGCTACAGAAGGAACAGAGGAGACAGGAAGAGAACGATAAACTCAGACAAGAGTTTGCCCAACATGCCAATGCCTTCCACCAATGGCTGCAGGAGACCAG GACATACCTTCTGGATGG GTCCTGCATGGTGGAAGAATCCGGAACTCTAGAGTCACAGCTAGAGGCCACTAAG